A genome region from Microbacterium terricola includes the following:
- a CDS encoding recombinase family protein, with protein MTDVTSPIDLPHAAAECPKCFTELQRDRDWWQARPAGSRLVGLVISRDDMPSVVEQRRDLARFGVPIEGFRHPAPETLESWEERLVRLFGRLTLGDVLVVATVHALGRDTDEETRTLAELRRRGVMVKVLNHGERHLHDATV; from the coding sequence ATGACCGACGTGACGAGCCCCATCGATCTGCCGCACGCGGCCGCGGAGTGCCCGAAGTGCTTCACCGAGCTGCAGCGGGACCGCGACTGGTGGCAGGCTCGGCCGGCCGGCTCACGGTTGGTCGGGCTCGTGATCTCGCGCGACGACATGCCGTCGGTCGTGGAGCAGCGCCGCGACCTCGCCCGGTTCGGGGTGCCGATCGAAGGCTTCCGCCACCCCGCGCCCGAGACCCTCGAGTCGTGGGAGGAGCGCCTGGTGCGGCTGTTCGGCCGGCTCACGCTCGGTGACGTGCTGGTCGTCGCGACGGTGCACGCCCTCGGCCGCGACACCGACGAGGAGACGCGCACCCTCGCCGAGCTGCGCCGCCGCGGCGTCATGGTGAAGGTGCTCAACCACGGCGAGCGGCATCTGCACGACGCGACGGTCTAG
- a CDS encoding cation:proton antiporter, with protein MDVLLVVVIGVIAVAVTTALAQKLGVAGPLMLMGLGIAVSVLPFVPPVEVEPELILVGVLPPLLYSAAVNLPAIEFRRDFGPISGLAVVLVVGSSLLLGVFFFLAIPEVGFPLGVALGAILSPTDAVATSIVRRLGITPRVVTMLEGESLLNDATALVLLRTAIAAIAGGFSLWGAVGSFAVGIVVAVVVGAVLGWITLRLRAWVHNSAANTAIGFTVPFLAYLPTEHLGGSGLVAAVVAGLVTGQGAARWFTPEQRLSDQLNWRTIELVLEGAVFLMMGLELKELVRQNVDDGYSVFDASWLALAALAIILLIRAVYVSILIWIQTRRARGRQRERLDALSDRIDEFEATAIPPLESAQGGGPRRGARGGPGGPTAEQARRRMSNLRGRVARSIADLDYYQAAPLGWKHGAVIVWAGMRGVVTLAAAQTLDRDIDGRALLILIAFFVAAGSLLLQGLTLPWLVRRLQIPRTDADRASHDEQQRLAEELRDAATAVLSDPDLRRADGEPFSADMMTKMAQRAAAPPSDDASSLAVEMMELRLATLEAMRGRLNEISSGGTYSTAALRHALADLDADQLALERRLHEDG; from the coding sequence GTGGACGTGCTCCTCGTGGTGGTGATCGGCGTGATCGCCGTCGCCGTCACCACCGCCCTCGCGCAGAAGCTCGGGGTGGCGGGGCCCCTCATGCTCATGGGGCTGGGCATCGCGGTGTCGGTGCTGCCGTTCGTCCCGCCGGTGGAGGTGGAGCCCGAGCTGATCCTGGTCGGCGTGCTCCCGCCCCTGCTCTACTCGGCCGCGGTGAACCTGCCCGCGATCGAGTTCCGCCGCGATTTCGGTCCGATCTCGGGTCTCGCCGTGGTCCTGGTGGTCGGCAGCTCCCTGCTCCTCGGCGTCTTCTTCTTCCTCGCGATCCCGGAGGTCGGGTTCCCCCTCGGCGTCGCCCTCGGCGCCATCCTCAGTCCGACGGATGCTGTCGCCACCTCCATCGTGCGACGCCTCGGCATCACGCCCCGCGTGGTCACGATGCTCGAGGGCGAGAGCCTGCTCAACGACGCCACCGCCCTCGTGCTGCTGCGCACGGCGATCGCCGCGATCGCCGGCGGCTTCTCCCTCTGGGGCGCGGTCGGCAGCTTCGCCGTCGGCATCGTCGTGGCGGTCGTCGTGGGCGCCGTGCTGGGCTGGATCACGCTGCGACTGCGCGCCTGGGTGCACAACTCCGCGGCGAACACCGCGATCGGGTTCACCGTTCCGTTCCTGGCCTACCTGCCCACCGAGCACCTGGGCGGGTCCGGGCTCGTCGCCGCGGTCGTCGCGGGGCTCGTCACCGGGCAGGGCGCCGCCCGATGGTTCACCCCTGAGCAGAGGCTGAGCGATCAGCTCAACTGGCGCACGATCGAGCTCGTGCTGGAAGGCGCCGTCTTCCTCATGATGGGGCTCGAGCTGAAGGAGCTGGTCAGGCAGAACGTGGACGACGGCTACAGCGTGTTCGATGCGAGCTGGCTCGCACTGGCCGCGCTGGCGATCATCCTGCTCATCCGCGCCGTGTACGTGTCGATCCTCATCTGGATCCAGACTCGGCGTGCCCGCGGCCGTCAGCGGGAGCGTCTCGACGCCCTCAGCGATCGCATCGACGAGTTCGAGGCGACGGCGATCCCCCCGCTCGAGTCGGCTCAGGGCGGCGGTCCGCGCCGGGGAGCGCGCGGCGGTCCGGGCGGGCCGACGGCCGAGCAGGCCAGGCGCAGGATGAGCAACCTGCGCGGCCGGGTCGCGCGCAGCATCGCCGATCTGGACTACTACCAGGCGGCGCCGCTCGGCTGGAAGCACGGCGCCGTGATCGTCTGGGCCGGCATGCGCGGCGTGGTCACCCTTGCCGCGGCGCAGACGCTCGACCGCGACATCGACGGGCGCGCGCTGCTCATCCTGATCGCGTTCTTCGTCGCGGCCGGCAGCCTGCTGCTGCAGGGGCTGACCCTCCCCTGGCTGGTCCGGCGGCTGCAGATTCCGCGCACCGATGCCGACAGGGCCAGCCACGACGAGCAGCAGCGACTCGCCGAAGAGCTGCGGGATGCGGCGACCGCCGTGCTCTCGGACCCCGATCTGCGCCGCGCGGACGGCGAGCCGTTCTCCGCCGACATGATGACCAAGATGGCGCAGCGTGCCGCCGCTCCGCCGAGCGACGACGCGAGCTCCCTCGCCGTCGAGATGATGGAGCTGCGCCTCGCGACGCTCGAGGCGATGCGCGGCCGGCTCAACGAGATCTCGTCCGGCGGGACCTACAGCACCGCCGCGCTGCGGCACGCCCTGGCCGACCTCGACGCCGACCAGCTCGCCCTCGAACGCCGACTGCACGAGGACGGTTGA
- a CDS encoding malate dehydrogenase: MSSQPITVTVTGAGGQIGYALLFRIAAGDMLGSAQPVRLRLLEIPQGVRGAEGAALELQDCAFDLLHDVEVTDDPHVAFAGASIALLVGARPRGPGMERGDLLAANAGIFGPQGAAIGEVAASDVRAVVVGNPANTNAAIAAASAAGVPAERFSALTRLDHNRAVGQLASVLDVSPGEVSGVTVWGNHSATQFPDIAHARVAGRPALDAVADAVGGADAARIWLDEEFVPRVARRGAEIIEVRGSSSVASAANAVIEHVRDERAGTAWTSAAVASHGEYGVPEGLVCSFPVRSDGSGYRVIEGLDLDDRGRARFTASVDELVAERDAVRAIGKL, from the coding sequence ATGTCGTCTCAGCCGATCACCGTGACCGTGACGGGGGCCGGTGGGCAGATCGGGTACGCACTGCTGTTCCGGATCGCCGCGGGCGACATGCTGGGTTCCGCGCAGCCCGTGCGGCTGCGACTCCTGGAGATCCCGCAGGGGGTGCGCGGCGCCGAGGGCGCCGCCCTCGAGCTGCAGGACTGCGCGTTCGACCTCTTGCACGACGTCGAGGTCACGGACGATCCGCACGTCGCGTTCGCGGGCGCGAGCATCGCCCTGCTCGTCGGCGCGCGGCCGCGCGGCCCCGGCATGGAGCGGGGCGACCTGCTGGCCGCGAACGCGGGGATCTTCGGCCCGCAGGGCGCGGCCATCGGCGAGGTCGCGGCATCCGACGTGCGTGCGGTCGTCGTGGGCAACCCCGCCAACACGAACGCGGCGATCGCGGCGGCATCCGCGGCCGGGGTTCCGGCCGAGCGCTTCAGCGCGCTCACCCGCCTCGATCACAATCGCGCGGTGGGCCAGCTCGCGAGCGTCCTCGACGTCTCTCCCGGCGAGGTCTCCGGGGTGACCGTCTGGGGCAACCACTCCGCCACCCAGTTCCCCGACATCGCCCATGCGCGCGTCGCGGGCCGGCCGGCGCTCGACGCGGTCGCGGATGCGGTGGGCGGCGCCGACGCCGCGCGCATCTGGCTGGACGAGGAGTTCGTCCCCCGGGTGGCACGGCGCGGCGCCGAGATCATCGAGGTGCGGGGCTCGTCGTCGGTCGCCTCCGCGGCGAATGCCGTCATCGAGCACGTCCGCGACGAGCGAGCCGGCACGGCCTGGACCTCCGCCGCCGTCGCCTCGCACGGCGAGTACGGCGTGCCCGAGGGCCTGGTGTGCTCCTTCCCGGTGCGCTCCGACGGTTCGGGCTATCGCGTGATCGAGGGCCTCGACCTCGACGATCGCGGACGCGCGCGGTTCACCGCATCCGTCGACGAGCTCGTCGCCGAGCGTGACGCCGTCCGGGCTATCGGGAAGCTCTGA
- the ypfJ gene encoding KPN_02809 family neutral zinc metallopeptidase — MTFNDNANVGGNRARRRGRGVAIGGGVAGVGAIAVLVLSLVTGQDFTGLLGLGGGTEGSSGETEVAQCDTGADANARDDCRLAAASLNIDQYWAGQIQDYREPQLIIVDGSTSTQCGTASNATGPFYCPPEETVYVDPTFFGVLREQFDATAGPLAQLYVLAHEYGHHVQQITGIMDEHQDRGTGPDSDGVRTELQADCFAGAWVADSSKQVDEDGVAFLKEPTPQQVADALNAAATVGDDHIQEESGGVVNPESWTHGSSEQRQRWFDVGYDNGPEACDTFSVSGSDL, encoded by the coding sequence ATGACGTTCAATGACAACGCGAACGTCGGCGGCAACAGGGCCCGGCGGCGCGGCCGGGGGGTGGCGATCGGCGGCGGTGTGGCCGGCGTCGGCGCGATCGCCGTGCTGGTGCTGAGCCTGGTCACCGGCCAGGACTTCACCGGACTGCTCGGCCTCGGCGGCGGCACCGAAGGCTCCTCCGGCGAGACCGAGGTCGCCCAGTGCGACACCGGAGCCGACGCGAACGCGCGCGACGACTGCCGGCTGGCGGCAGCATCCCTCAATATCGACCAGTACTGGGCGGGCCAGATCCAGGACTATCGCGAGCCGCAGCTGATCATCGTCGACGGGTCCACCTCGACGCAGTGCGGCACGGCCTCGAACGCGACCGGCCCGTTCTACTGCCCGCCCGAGGAGACCGTCTACGTCGACCCGACCTTCTTCGGCGTGCTGCGCGAGCAGTTCGACGCCACCGCAGGGCCACTCGCCCAGCTGTACGTGCTCGCGCACGAATACGGCCACCACGTGCAGCAGATCACCGGGATCATGGACGAGCACCAGGACCGGGGCACCGGACCGGACAGCGACGGGGTGCGCACCGAGCTGCAGGCGGACTGCTTCGCCGGCGCATGGGTCGCCGACTCGTCGAAGCAGGTGGACGAGGATGGCGTCGCCTTCCTGAAGGAGCCCACGCCGCAGCAGGTCGCGGACGCGCTGAACGCTGCGGCGACGGTGGGCGACGACCACATCCAGGAGGAGTCCGGCGGGGTCGTGAACCCGGAGAGCTGGACGCACGGCTCGAGCGAGCAGCGGCAGCGCTGGTTCGACGTGGGCTACGACAACGGCCCGGAGGCCTGCGACACGTTCTCCGTGTCGGGGAGCGATCTGTGA
- the pip gene encoding prolyl aminopeptidase: MNGPAHLDEILYPEIEPYETGELLAGDGNRLYWEQSGNPDGKPVVFLHGGPGSGTSPWQRRFFDPAVYRIVLFDQRGCGRSTPHASHPDADLRHNTTWHLVGDIELLRRNLGIERWQVFGGSWGSALALAYAESHPEVVTELIVRGVFTLRAHELEWFYEGGASALLPDQWEDFIAPIPVLERQHLIEAYHRRLFDPDPAVHVPAALAWTTWEASSLTLRPDPALVESMTEDAAATAFARIENHYFVHGGWFREDQLIADAGALRDIPGVIVQGRYDLCTPIMTAWDLHRAWPEAEFVVVDDAGHSATEPGIARALRAAADRFAHA; the protein is encoded by the coding sequence GTGAACGGCCCCGCGCACCTCGACGAGATCCTCTACCCCGAGATCGAGCCGTACGAGACCGGCGAGCTGCTCGCGGGCGACGGCAACCGCCTGTACTGGGAGCAGAGCGGCAACCCCGACGGCAAGCCGGTGGTGTTCCTGCACGGGGGACCCGGCAGCGGCACATCGCCCTGGCAGCGGCGCTTCTTCGATCCCGCCGTCTACCGGATCGTGCTGTTCGACCAGCGCGGATGCGGACGCTCCACCCCGCATGCCAGCCACCCGGACGCCGACCTCCGGCACAACACGACGTGGCACCTCGTCGGCGACATCGAGCTGCTGCGCCGCAACCTCGGCATCGAGCGGTGGCAGGTGTTCGGCGGATCGTGGGGCAGCGCGCTCGCGCTCGCCTATGCCGAATCGCACCCCGAGGTCGTCACCGAGCTCATCGTGCGCGGCGTCTTCACCCTGCGCGCGCACGAGCTGGAGTGGTTCTACGAGGGTGGGGCGTCGGCGCTGCTGCCCGACCAGTGGGAGGACTTCATCGCGCCGATCCCGGTGCTCGAGCGCCAGCACCTGATCGAGGCGTACCACCGCCGGCTGTTCGACCCCGACCCCGCGGTGCACGTGCCGGCCGCCCTCGCCTGGACCACGTGGGAGGCCTCGTCGCTCACCCTCCGTCCGGATCCCGCGCTGGTGGAATCGATGACGGAGGATGCTGCCGCCACCGCCTTCGCCCGTATCGAGAACCACTACTTCGTGCACGGCGGGTGGTTCCGCGAGGACCAGCTGATCGCCGACGCCGGGGCGCTCCGCGACATCCCGGGGGTGATCGTGCAGGGACGCTACGACCTGTGCACGCCGATCATGACCGCGTGGGACCTGCACCGGGCATGGCCGGAGGCCGAGTTCGTCGTGGTGGATGACGCCGGCCACTCGGCCACCGAGCCGGGCATCGCCCGCGCGCTCCGCGCCGCCGCCGACCGCTTCGCGCACGCCTGA
- a CDS encoding aldehyde dehydrogenase family protein, which produces MTDTPTIAPAPAAANPLDTEVRAALDAAIADLTAGSRTWTHLTLGQRARLLQRLHRTVSAVAEEWADTAATSKGLRPGHPLRGEEWLAGPYATLVSLDAYRDSLRALAKGTSPAAKVRTDAAPGGRTRLHVFPLSPVDGVLLSGYTGEIWLEPGVTAEAARREAGLGQLTPGDPGGVGLVLGAGNVTSIPVLDVMYELLAHNRVALLKVNPTQDALVPVFERALAPLIELGLVRIVTGGGDVGAYLTQHPGIAHVHITGAAPTFDAIVWGPSGPAAGAEERSTRKPVLDKPITAELGGVSPIIVVPGVWSDADLRFHAEHIATMRLQNSGHNCIAGQVVLVSAEWPQRAAFLAALKTAYAAVPERPVWYPRSAEKLAAATAQHPDATWIADGTRAIVEVGLGSEGAADLERTEYFSPVLGVVELPGRGQAFLDTAVAHANDRLAGTLGANVLIDPATQKSLGAGFERALADLRYGNIAVNTWTAFGFLTPTMTWGGFPGATIDRVESGIGVVHNALLIDRVERSIARGPFRPFPRSVTVLGRGRFSVLPKPPWFATSRTGAVVSEGFTRFRMDGNWIRLAGTLLQAFRA; this is translated from the coding sequence GTGACCGACACCCCCACCATCGCGCCTGCGCCCGCCGCCGCGAACCCCCTCGACACCGAGGTGCGCGCCGCGCTCGACGCCGCGATCGCCGACCTCACCGCCGGCTCCCGCACCTGGACGCACCTGACCCTTGGTCAGCGTGCGCGGCTGCTCCAGCGCCTGCACCGCACCGTGTCGGCCGTCGCCGAGGAGTGGGCCGACACCGCCGCGACCTCGAAGGGCCTGCGGCCGGGGCACCCGCTGCGCGGCGAGGAGTGGCTCGCCGGGCCCTACGCGACGCTCGTCTCCCTCGACGCGTACCGCGACAGCCTGCGCGCGCTCGCCAAGGGCACGAGCCCGGCGGCGAAGGTGCGGACAGATGCGGCGCCCGGCGGCCGCACGCGACTCCACGTGTTCCCGCTGTCCCCCGTCGACGGGGTGCTGCTGTCCGGGTACACCGGCGAGATCTGGCTGGAGCCGGGCGTCACCGCCGAGGCCGCCCGCCGGGAGGCGGGGCTCGGCCAGCTCACCCCGGGTGACCCAGGGGGCGTCGGACTCGTGCTCGGCGCGGGCAACGTCACCTCCATCCCCGTGCTCGACGTCATGTACGAGCTGCTCGCCCACAACCGGGTCGCGCTGCTGAAGGTCAACCCCACGCAGGACGCACTGGTGCCGGTGTTCGAGCGCGCACTGGCGCCGCTCATCGAGCTCGGCCTGGTGCGCATCGTGACCGGCGGCGGCGACGTCGGCGCGTACCTCACGCAGCACCCGGGCATCGCGCACGTGCACATCACCGGCGCCGCCCCGACCTTCGACGCGATCGTCTGGGGCCCGTCGGGGCCGGCGGCCGGCGCGGAGGAGCGATCGACCCGGAAGCCGGTCCTCGACAAGCCCATCACCGCGGAGCTCGGCGGGGTCTCGCCGATCATCGTGGTGCCCGGTGTCTGGAGCGACGCCGATCTGCGGTTCCACGCGGAGCACATCGCGACGATGCGCCTGCAGAACAGCGGGCACAACTGCATCGCCGGGCAGGTCGTGCTGGTGAGCGCGGAGTGGCCGCAGCGCGCCGCCTTCCTCGCCGCACTGAAGACCGCTTACGCCGCCGTGCCGGAGCGGCCGGTCTGGTACCCCCGCAGCGCCGAGAAGCTCGCGGCCGCGACCGCGCAGCATCCCGACGCGACCTGGATCGCCGACGGCACCAGGGCGATCGTCGAGGTGGGCCTGGGCTCGGAGGGCGCCGCCGACCTGGAGCGCACCGAGTACTTCTCCCCCGTCCTCGGCGTGGTCGAGCTGCCGGGGCGCGGGCAGGCGTTCCTCGACACCGCCGTGGCGCACGCGAACGACCGGCTCGCCGGCACGCTCGGCGCGAACGTGCTGATCGACCCCGCGACGCAGAAGTCGCTCGGGGCGGGCTTCGAGCGCGCTCTGGCCGACCTCCGCTACGGCAACATCGCCGTCAACACCTGGACCGCCTTCGGCTTCCTCACCCCGACCATGACGTGGGGCGGGTTCCCCGGCGCCACGATCGACCGGGTCGAGAGCGGCATCGGCGTGGTCCACAACGCGCTGCTGATCGACCGCGTGGAGCGCTCGATCGCGCGGGGGCCGTTCCGCCCGTTCCCGCGCTCGGTCACGGTCCTCGGCCGTGGCCGGTTCTCGGTGCTGCCGAAGCCGCCGTGGTTCGCGACCTCGCGCACCGGCGCCGTCGTGAGCGAGGGCTTCACCCGCTTCCGCATGGACGGCAACTGGATCCGCCTCGCCGGCACGCTGCTGCAGGCCTTCCGGGCCTAG
- a CDS encoding MFS transporter has product MTSNAAVPPAPAASASPTRLRARTVWGYAAGSLGTGGFATLPGLVLTYYLTDSLGVAALAAGIVIAVAKVWDVIIDPVIGALTDRDLARHGSRRRLMLIGALALPVLFALTFAVPPSLGPVVGAIWVLIAFTATATAFSLFQVPYIALPAELTPDYDERTRLLTWRVVVLTVAILLFGAGGPALRRVTGDPVTGYLVMGIVAGLVIAIGMLVAVAVAKPATPAAQADAAEPRPSAGLKEHYTEGLAALRRSIPFRALLGTFVLQALATGLMLAGAQYVATWVLHSEAAIELLFIALIAPALLAAPAWGALARRIGKERAFAIASVVFALASLSIAGALWVPGEWIYLPVGIAGIAYAGMQSLPMAMLPDVISHDERVSGPGRAGAFSGVWTAGETIGFALGATVLSIILASTGYISSTAAEEVVQPDAAVAGIVISFSVAPALLIAASLATLARYRLRRVDISA; this is encoded by the coding sequence ATGACCTCGAACGCTGCCGTTCCCCCCGCGCCCGCAGCCTCCGCTTCGCCCACCCGCCTCCGCGCCCGCACCGTCTGGGGCTACGCCGCCGGATCGCTCGGCACGGGCGGGTTCGCGACCCTGCCCGGCCTCGTCCTGACCTACTACCTCACCGACTCGCTCGGGGTGGCCGCGCTGGCCGCCGGCATCGTCATCGCGGTGGCCAAGGTGTGGGACGTCATCATCGACCCGGTCATCGGCGCGCTCACCGACCGTGACCTCGCGCGGCACGGCAGCCGCCGTCGCCTCATGCTCATCGGCGCGCTGGCGCTGCCCGTGCTGTTCGCGCTGACCTTCGCGGTCCCGCCGTCGCTCGGTCCGGTCGTCGGTGCCATCTGGGTGCTGATCGCGTTCACGGCGACCGCCACCGCCTTCAGCCTGTTCCAGGTGCCCTACATCGCGCTGCCGGCGGAGCTCACCCCCGACTACGACGAGCGCACCCGGCTGCTCACCTGGCGCGTGGTCGTGCTGACCGTCGCGATCCTGCTGTTCGGCGCCGGCGGCCCCGCGCTGCGCCGGGTGACCGGCGACCCGGTGACCGGCTATCTCGTGATGGGCATCGTCGCTGGGCTGGTCATCGCGATCGGGATGCTGGTGGCCGTCGCCGTCGCGAAGCCCGCGACTCCGGCCGCCCAGGCGGACGCCGCCGAGCCGCGACCGTCCGCCGGCCTCAAGGAGCACTACACCGAAGGGCTCGCGGCGCTGCGCCGCAGCATCCCGTTCCGCGCCCTGCTCGGCACGTTCGTGCTCCAGGCGCTCGCGACCGGGCTGATGCTCGCCGGCGCGCAGTACGTCGCGACCTGGGTGCTGCACTCCGAAGCGGCGATCGAGCTGCTCTTCATCGCGCTGATCGCCCCCGCCCTCCTCGCCGCGCCCGCCTGGGGTGCGCTCGCGCGCCGCATCGGCAAGGAGCGGGCCTTCGCCATCGCGAGTGTCGTCTTCGCGCTCGCCTCCCTGTCGATCGCGGGTGCCCTCTGGGTGCCGGGCGAGTGGATCTACCTGCCGGTCGGCATCGCGGGCATCGCGTACGCCGGCATGCAGTCGCTGCCGATGGCGATGCTGCCCGACGTCATCTCGCACGACGAACGGGTCAGCGGCCCCGGCCGGGCCGGCGCGTTCAGCGGGGTGTGGACCGCGGGCGAGACCATCGGCTTCGCACTCGGCGCGACGGTGCTCTCGATCATCCTCGCCTCGACCGGATACATCTCCTCCACCGCGGCGGAGGAGGTCGTGCAGCCGGACGCGGCGGTCGCCGGCATCGTGATCAGCTTCAGCGTCGCTCCGGCCCTGCTCATCGCGGCGAGCCTCGCGACCCTGGCGCGCTACCGACTGCGTCGCGTCGACATCTCGGCCTGA
- a CDS encoding glutaredoxin family protein has translation MTSPSSLTMFGADWCRDCIRTKRQLDDFGVTYTYVDLVADPAAADVAREISGRTNIPVVVYPDSSHHVEPSNADVETKLRELSLI, from the coding sequence ATGACCTCCCCCTCCTCCCTCACGATGTTCGGCGCCGACTGGTGCCGCGACTGCATCCGCACCAAGCGCCAGCTCGACGACTTCGGTGTCACCTACACCTACGTCGACCTCGTCGCCGACCCCGCCGCGGCGGACGTCGCCCGAGAGATCAGCGGCCGCACGAACATCCCCGTCGTGGTGTACCCGGACTCCAGCCACCACGTCGAGCCGTCGAACGCGGACGTCGAGACCAAGCTGCGCGAGCTGTCGCTGATCTGA
- a CDS encoding glycosyltransferase: protein MDLSIIVPTFNEGPNVDELLRRIGVALDGRSFEVIFVDDSTDDTPEIVAAAAAASAFPVRLIHRDDPVSGLGGAVVAGFHAAQARWCLVMDGDLQHPPEDIPRLLTRAAAGDVDVVIASRYAAGGNSKGLANATRTNVSRASTLLTKAMFPRKLAGCSDPMTGFFLIDRDAVDTATLRPRGFKILLEILARRQMRTAEVPFEFAPRHAGRSKASLRQGIRFLTQLTMLRFGRMSAFALVGGAGAVVNLLILGVLTSWGLGYIAAAIIASEVTIVGNFLLLEYLVFADMREESGRMRTRFAKSFAFNNAEALIRIPVMSVLVEGGHLPVVLAAALTLIAAFVVRFVFHAIVVYGPKRPAPEAEVVPATAPGEATRHPLAVAVEE from the coding sequence ATGGATCTGTCCATCATCGTTCCGACCTTCAACGAAGGTCCGAACGTCGACGAGCTGCTCCGGCGCATCGGCGTCGCACTGGACGGCCGCTCGTTCGAGGTGATCTTCGTCGACGACTCGACCGACGACACCCCGGAGATCGTCGCTGCGGCGGCCGCGGCATCCGCCTTCCCGGTTCGGCTCATCCACCGTGACGACCCGGTGTCGGGGCTGGGCGGCGCCGTGGTCGCCGGCTTCCACGCCGCGCAGGCGCGCTGGTGCCTCGTGATGGACGGCGACCTGCAGCATCCACCCGAGGACATCCCCCGGCTGCTCACCCGCGCGGCAGCAGGCGACGTGGACGTGGTCATCGCGTCCCGGTATGCGGCAGGCGGCAACTCGAAGGGTCTCGCGAACGCGACGCGCACGAACGTGTCACGGGCGTCCACCCTGCTGACGAAGGCCATGTTCCCCCGCAAGCTCGCCGGCTGCTCCGACCCCATGACGGGTTTCTTCCTGATCGATCGGGATGCTGTCGACACGGCCACGCTGCGTCCGCGCGGGTTCAAGATCCTCCTCGAGATCCTCGCGCGCCGCCAGATGCGCACCGCCGAGGTGCCCTTCGAGTTCGCGCCACGGCACGCGGGCCGCTCGAAGGCGTCGCTGCGACAGGGCATCCGGTTCCTCACGCAGCTGACGATGCTGCGGTTCGGGCGCATGTCGGCTTTCGCGCTCGTCGGCGGTGCGGGCGCGGTCGTCAATCTGCTCATCCTGGGCGTGCTCACCAGCTGGGGGCTCGGCTACATCGCCGCGGCGATCATCGCCAGCGAAGTGACGATCGTGGGCAACTTCCTCCTGCTGGAGTACCTCGTCTTCGCCGACATGCGCGAGGAGTCCGGGCGCATGCGGACGCGCTTCGCGAAGTCGTTCGCCTTCAACAACGCCGAGGCGCTCATCCGCATCCCGGTCATGTCGGTGCTCGTCGAAGGCGGCCACCTGCCGGTCGTCCTGGCGGCCGCGCTGACGCTGATCGCCGCGTTCGTCGTCCGGTTCGTGTTCCACGCGATCGTCGTCTACGGGCCGAAGCGCCCCGCGCCGGAGGCCGAGGTGGTGCCCGCGACCGCACCGGGCGAGGCGACCAGGCACCCGCTCGCCGTGGCAGTGGAGGAATAG
- a CDS encoding adenylyltransferase/cytidyltransferase family protein, whose product MTVRIGYAAGAFDLFHVGHLNILRHAKANCDILVAGVVSDEMLRAVKGVDPFVPTAERAEIVRGVRYVDHVYIETVPDKLDVWRQVGFTHFFKGDDWRGTDKGIHLEQEFAQVGVEVVYFPYTAHTSSSQLRRALEVVTAETLHDFSERTESA is encoded by the coding sequence ATGACCGTACGAATCGGCTACGCCGCGGGGGCGTTCGATCTGTTCCACGTGGGACACCTGAACATCCTTCGTCACGCCAAGGCGAACTGCGACATCCTCGTCGCCGGTGTCGTCAGCGACGAGATGCTCCGCGCGGTGAAGGGAGTCGATCCCTTCGTTCCGACCGCCGAGCGGGCGGAGATCGTCCGCGGCGTCCGGTACGTCGACCACGTCTACATCGAGACGGTGCCCGACAAGCTCGACGTCTGGCGGCAGGTGGGATTCACCCACTTCTTCAAGGGTGACGACTGGCGCGGGACCGATAAGGGCATCCACCTCGAGCAGGAGTTCGCCCAGGTCGGCGTGGAGGTCGTGTACTTCCCCTACACCGCGCACACGTCGAGCAGCCAGCTCCGGCGAGCGCTGGAGGTGGTGACGGCGGAGACGCTGCACGACTTCAGCGAGCGCACAGAGTCGGCCTGA